The Fulvivirga ligni genome window below encodes:
- a CDS encoding DUF4097 family beta strand repeat-containing protein, which yields MKKGLLSIVILALTCGNFIVALAQDKGEFAVPFSDPAKRGKVNVDIKSGFIEVVGTSRKDVMVSYEKKNSHGKKSTERTDGLKRISAGTLDLEVSENNNLIDIESSSWGSGVNLKIEVPTNVDLHVETYNDGYVMISNVNGEIVAENYNGKITAENISGSLVADTYNGSINATFVKVSPDTPMAFTTYNGNVDLTFPSTVKASLKMKSAQGEVLSGFDFTVKKNEPITKTEKKSGTYKVYLDDWVRGDINGGGAEFMIKNYNGDIYLRKK from the coding sequence ATGAAGAAAGGATTATTAAGTATAGTGATTTTGGCATTGACCTGCGGGAATTTTATAGTGGCGTTGGCTCAGGATAAAGGTGAATTTGCAGTGCCATTCAGTGATCCTGCCAAGCGTGGTAAAGTGAATGTGGATATAAAAAGTGGCTTTATAGAAGTAGTGGGAACAAGCAGAAAGGACGTTATGGTTTCCTACGAAAAGAAGAATAGTCATGGTAAAAAGTCTACCGAAAGAACGGATGGCTTAAAGAGAATCTCTGCAGGCACCTTAGATCTTGAAGTAAGTGAAAATAACAACCTTATTGATATAGAATCCAGCTCATGGGGCAGTGGCGTGAATCTCAAGATTGAGGTGCCTACGAATGTAGACCTTCACGTAGAGACTTATAATGATGGTTATGTAATGATCTCTAATGTAAATGGTGAAATTGTGGCGGAGAACTATAATGGTAAAATCACAGCTGAAAATATTTCTGGCTCACTGGTGGCCGATACTTACAACGGATCTATTAATGCTACTTTCGTGAAGGTTTCTCCTGATACGCCCATGGCATTTACCACCTACAATGGCAATGTGGATCTTACTTTTCCCTCAACTGTAAAGGCTAGCTTAAAGATGAAATCTGCTCAGGGAGAGGTTTTATCAGGTTTTGACTTCACGGTGAAGAAGAATGAGCCCATCACAAAAACTGAAAAGAAATCAGGTACTTATAAGGTGTATTTAGATGATTGGGTACGAGGCGATATCAATGGAGGAGGAGCTGAATTCATGATAAAAAATTATAATGGCGATATTTATTTAAGAAAGAAGTAA